From Pungitius pungitius chromosome 9, fPunPun2.1, whole genome shotgun sequence, one genomic window encodes:
- the zfp91 gene encoding E3 ubiquitin-protein ligase ZFP91 isoform X3, translating to MAVRRARANNPQSSGRVLRDRSTRAVPAWLKDTKSEDEDEPSPDTGATKRRKVSNARRKKPSECAEAGGGVADDSLQGTNSGDPKKPATDAQALHSRRPPSRAKAPSGRAVRGSAKPVCKTEPGMENPAAEKVAVENKDNYEIQKKEEGSEDVPETVLDDEDDPPFGDDLNDLSYQPQSPSGAEEEEGLCSDEDLPFTDDLNDRSYDPDAERDVQKPKRRAPPRAKERKEKERALKSEKEVAEVKIEGLDNVESLDEEVKLEDEPVDDPDGPRKRGRRKKDDKTPRLPKRRKKPPVQYVRCEMEGCGTVLAHPRYLQHHIKYQHLLKKKYVCPHPSCGRLFRLQKQLLRHAKHHTDQRDYICEFCARAFKSSHNLAVHRMIHTGEKPLQCEICGFTCRQKASLNWHMKKHDADATYQFACSICGKKFEKKDCVVAHKAKSHPEVLIAEALAANAGALLTTPASLLELQGNPVQAEAASLDVHPIGQEGQVDQLSRQVSHQVVLLGQDQSLHTMQVPVTIALSAMNPPLPAENHQQTHLQLQMPVQFVHPAQHPQIQQLTLHPGQVVTPHQPQLHPLQSYSSQQQGPGQTQILQMTFQPVSQAQTHIQQIPIQSTAQQLQTLDAAAVSSPLLAPPPPQDPASSNGDSFILDNAVLSSSSPSASSLAQTEVMGGDSVVWGQEGRKDVLSDSVERQSLM from the exons ATGGCTGTGCGCCGAGCCCGGGCGAATAA CCCACAGAGCTCAGGGCGGGTGTTGAGAGACCGATCAACGAGGGCAGTACCGGCCTGGCTAAAGGACACCAAGAGTGAAGACGAAGACGAACCGAGCCCGGACACCGGCGCGACGAAGCGGAGGAAAGTTTCCAACGCGAGGCGGAAGAAGCCGTCCGAATGTGCCGAGGCTGGAGGGGGGGTCGCAGATGACAGCCTTCAAGGCACAAA CTCAGGGGACCCCAAGAAACCTGCCACAGATGCTCAAG CTCTACACTCCAGACGCCCCCCGAGCCGCGCCAAGGCCCCCTCCGGAAGGGCTGTCCGCGGTTCTGCCAAGCCTGTGTGCAAGACCGAACCCGGAATGGAGAATCCAGCTG CAGAGAAAGTAGCGGtagaaaacaaagacaactatGAAAT ccaaaagaaagaggagggaagTGAGGACGTCCCTGAGACGGTCTTGGATGATGAAGACGACCCTCCATTCGGGGATGACCTGAATGACCTCAGCTACCAGCCACAGAGTCCGAG CGGtgcggaggaagaagaaggtctCTGCAGTGATGAAGATCTCCCTTTTACAGATGACCTAAATGACCGAAGCTACGATCCCGACGCCGAgcg GGATGTGCAAAAACCAAAGCGAAGAGCTCCACCGAGagcaaaggagaggaaagagaaagagagggcgCTTAAAAGCGAGAAGGAGGTGGCTGAGGTAAAGATTGAGGGTTTGGACAACGTGGAGAGTCTGGACGAGGAAGTGAAGCTCGAGGACGAACCAGTAGACGACCCGGATGGACCCAGGAA GAGAGGCAGGCGGAAAAAAGACGACAAAACCCCACGGCTGccaaagaggag GAAGAAGCCACCGGTGCAGTACGTGCGCTGTGAGATGGAAGGATGCGGGACAGTCCTGGCTCATCCTCGGTACCTGCAG CACCACATTAAGTATCAGCACCTGCTCAAGAAGAAATACGTGTGTCCTCACCCCTCTTGTGGACGGCTTTTCCGTCTGCAGAAGCAGCTGCTACGTCATGCAAAACACCACACAG acCAGCGGGACTACATTTGTGAGTTCTGTGCACGTGCCTTCAAAAGCTCCCACAACCTGGCTGTTCACCGCATGATTCACACGGGAGAAAAGCCGCTGCA GTGTGAGATCTGTGGCTTCACGTGCCGCCAGAAGGCGTCACTCAACTGGCACATGAAGAAGCACGACGCTGACGCCACTTATCAGTTCGCCTGCTCCATTTGTGGCAAGAAGTTTGAGAAAAAAGACTGCGTGGTGGCCCACAAGGCCAAGAGTCACCCCGAGGTGCTGATTGCAGAGGCTCTGGCGGCCAATGCTGGCGCCCTCCTCACAACCCCTGCGTCCCTGCTGGAGTTGCAGGGAAACCCTGTGCAAGCGGAGGCCGCCAGCCTGGATGTGCACCCAATTGGGCAGGAGGGGCAAGTGGACCAGCTTAGCCGACAGGTGAGTCACCAGGTGGTTTTACTGGGACAAGACCAGAGCCTCCATACCATGCAGGTGCCAGTGACGATTGCCCTGTCCGCCATGAACCCGCCTTTGCCAGCCGAGAACCATCAGCAGACCCACCTCCAGCTCCAGATGCCGGTCCAGTTTGTGCATCCCGCTCAGCACCCCCAGATCCAACAGCTGACGCTCCACCCTGGCCAGGTGGTTACCCCGCATCAACCCCAGCTGCACCCTCTGCAGTCGTACTCCTCCCAGCAGCAGGGCCCGGGGCAGACCCAAATCCTACAAATGACCTTCCAGCCGGTCAGCCAGGCTCAGACGCACATTCAGCAAATCCCCATTCAATCGACAGCGCAGCAGCTTCAGACCCTTGATGCGGCCGCTGTGAGCTCGCCTCTCctggccccgcccccgccccagGACCCGGCCTCCAGTAACGGGGACAGCTTTATTCTGGACAATGCGGTGCTCTCGTCGTCCTCTCCATCAGCCAGCTCCCTCGCACAGACTGAAGTAATGGGGGGCGACAGCGTGGTCTGGGGACAGGAGGGACGCAAGGACGTTCTGTCAGACAGCGTCGAAAGACAGTCCCTCATGTAA
- the zfp91 gene encoding E3 ubiquitin-protein ligase ZFP91 isoform X1: MEPAGDRTGGVNKGDEPAEDKATERTAATSLTVTPRRGLRERGACRSRSAVCASLIEVNGASSSPQSSGRVLRDRSTRAVPAWLKDTKSEDEDEPSPDTGATKRRKVSNARRKKPSECAEAGGGVADDSLQGTNSGDPKKPATDAQALHSRRPPSRAKAPSGRAVRGSAKPVCKTEPGMENPAAEKVAVENKDNYEIQKKEEGSEDVPETVLDDEDDPPFGDDLNDLSYQPQSPSGAEEEEGLCSDEDLPFTDDLNDRSYDPDAERDVQKPKRRAPPRAKERKEKERALKSEKEVAEVKIEGLDNVESLDEEVKLEDEPVDDPDGPRKRGRRKKDDKTPRLPKRRKKPPVQYVRCEMEGCGTVLAHPRYLQHHIKYQHLLKKKYVCPHPSCGRLFRLQKQLLRHAKHHTDQRDYICEFCARAFKSSHNLAVHRMIHTGEKPLQCEICGFTCRQKASLNWHMKKHDADATYQFACSICGKKFEKKDCVVAHKAKSHPEVLIAEALAANAGALLTTPASLLELQGNPVQAEAASLDVHPIGQEGQVDQLSRQVSHQVVLLGQDQSLHTMQVPVTIALSAMNPPLPAENHQQTHLQLQMPVQFVHPAQHPQIQQLTLHPGQVVTPHQPQLHPLQSYSSQQQGPGQTQILQMTFQPVSQAQTHIQQIPIQSTAQQLQTLDAAAVSSPLLAPPPPQDPASSNGDSFILDNAVLSSSSPSASSLAQTEVMGGDSVVWGQEGRKDVLSDSVERQSLM, encoded by the exons ATGGAACCCGCAGGCGACCGAACCGGGGGTGTAAATAAAGGTGACGAGCCGGCGGAGGACAAGGCCACAGAAAGGACCGCGGCCACCAGTCTGACCGTTACCCCGCGCAGGGGGCTCAGAGAGCGGGGAGCGTGCCGCTCGAGGTCCGCCGTCTGCGCTTCACTAATTGAGGTTAACGGAGCATCATCCAGCCCACAGAGCTCAGGGCGGGTGTTGAGAGACCGATCAACGAGGGCAGTACCGGCCTGGCTAAAGGACACCAAGAGTGAAGACGAAGACGAACCGAGCCCGGACACCGGCGCGACGAAGCGGAGGAAAGTTTCCAACGCGAGGCGGAAGAAGCCGTCCGAATGTGCCGAGGCTGGAGGGGGGGTCGCAGATGACAGCCTTCAAGGCACAAA CTCAGGGGACCCCAAGAAACCTGCCACAGATGCTCAAG CTCTACACTCCAGACGCCCCCCGAGCCGCGCCAAGGCCCCCTCCGGAAGGGCTGTCCGCGGTTCTGCCAAGCCTGTGTGCAAGACCGAACCCGGAATGGAGAATCCAGCTG CAGAGAAAGTAGCGGtagaaaacaaagacaactatGAAAT ccaaaagaaagaggagggaagTGAGGACGTCCCTGAGACGGTCTTGGATGATGAAGACGACCCTCCATTCGGGGATGACCTGAATGACCTCAGCTACCAGCCACAGAGTCCGAG CGGtgcggaggaagaagaaggtctCTGCAGTGATGAAGATCTCCCTTTTACAGATGACCTAAATGACCGAAGCTACGATCCCGACGCCGAgcg GGATGTGCAAAAACCAAAGCGAAGAGCTCCACCGAGagcaaaggagaggaaagagaaagagagggcgCTTAAAAGCGAGAAGGAGGTGGCTGAGGTAAAGATTGAGGGTTTGGACAACGTGGAGAGTCTGGACGAGGAAGTGAAGCTCGAGGACGAACCAGTAGACGACCCGGATGGACCCAGGAA GAGAGGCAGGCGGAAAAAAGACGACAAAACCCCACGGCTGccaaagaggag GAAGAAGCCACCGGTGCAGTACGTGCGCTGTGAGATGGAAGGATGCGGGACAGTCCTGGCTCATCCTCGGTACCTGCAG CACCACATTAAGTATCAGCACCTGCTCAAGAAGAAATACGTGTGTCCTCACCCCTCTTGTGGACGGCTTTTCCGTCTGCAGAAGCAGCTGCTACGTCATGCAAAACACCACACAG acCAGCGGGACTACATTTGTGAGTTCTGTGCACGTGCCTTCAAAAGCTCCCACAACCTGGCTGTTCACCGCATGATTCACACGGGAGAAAAGCCGCTGCA GTGTGAGATCTGTGGCTTCACGTGCCGCCAGAAGGCGTCACTCAACTGGCACATGAAGAAGCACGACGCTGACGCCACTTATCAGTTCGCCTGCTCCATTTGTGGCAAGAAGTTTGAGAAAAAAGACTGCGTGGTGGCCCACAAGGCCAAGAGTCACCCCGAGGTGCTGATTGCAGAGGCTCTGGCGGCCAATGCTGGCGCCCTCCTCACAACCCCTGCGTCCCTGCTGGAGTTGCAGGGAAACCCTGTGCAAGCGGAGGCCGCCAGCCTGGATGTGCACCCAATTGGGCAGGAGGGGCAAGTGGACCAGCTTAGCCGACAGGTGAGTCACCAGGTGGTTTTACTGGGACAAGACCAGAGCCTCCATACCATGCAGGTGCCAGTGACGATTGCCCTGTCCGCCATGAACCCGCCTTTGCCAGCCGAGAACCATCAGCAGACCCACCTCCAGCTCCAGATGCCGGTCCAGTTTGTGCATCCCGCTCAGCACCCCCAGATCCAACAGCTGACGCTCCACCCTGGCCAGGTGGTTACCCCGCATCAACCCCAGCTGCACCCTCTGCAGTCGTACTCCTCCCAGCAGCAGGGCCCGGGGCAGACCCAAATCCTACAAATGACCTTCCAGCCGGTCAGCCAGGCTCAGACGCACATTCAGCAAATCCCCATTCAATCGACAGCGCAGCAGCTTCAGACCCTTGATGCGGCCGCTGTGAGCTCGCCTCTCctggccccgcccccgccccagGACCCGGCCTCCAGTAACGGGGACAGCTTTATTCTGGACAATGCGGTGCTCTCGTCGTCCTCTCCATCAGCCAGCTCCCTCGCACAGACTGAAGTAATGGGGGGCGACAGCGTGGTCTGGGGACAGGAGGGACGCAAGGACGTTCTGTCAGACAGCGTCGAAAGACAGTCCCTCATGTAA
- the zfp91 gene encoding E3 ubiquitin-protein ligase ZFP91 isoform X2 produces MEPAGDRTGGVNKGDEPAEDKATERTAATSLTVTPRRGLRERGACRSRSAVCASLIEVNGASSSPQSSGRVLRDRSTRAVPAWLKDTKSEDEDEPSPDTGATKRRKVSNARRKKPSECAEAGGGVADDSLQGTNSGDPKKPATDAQALHSRRPPSRAKAPSGRAVRGSAKPVCKTEPGMENPAEKVAVENKDNYEIQKKEEGSEDVPETVLDDEDDPPFGDDLNDLSYQPQSPSGAEEEEGLCSDEDLPFTDDLNDRSYDPDAERDVQKPKRRAPPRAKERKEKERALKSEKEVAEVKIEGLDNVESLDEEVKLEDEPVDDPDGPRKRGRRKKDDKTPRLPKRRKKPPVQYVRCEMEGCGTVLAHPRYLQHHIKYQHLLKKKYVCPHPSCGRLFRLQKQLLRHAKHHTDQRDYICEFCARAFKSSHNLAVHRMIHTGEKPLQCEICGFTCRQKASLNWHMKKHDADATYQFACSICGKKFEKKDCVVAHKAKSHPEVLIAEALAANAGALLTTPASLLELQGNPVQAEAASLDVHPIGQEGQVDQLSRQVSHQVVLLGQDQSLHTMQVPVTIALSAMNPPLPAENHQQTHLQLQMPVQFVHPAQHPQIQQLTLHPGQVVTPHQPQLHPLQSYSSQQQGPGQTQILQMTFQPVSQAQTHIQQIPIQSTAQQLQTLDAAAVSSPLLAPPPPQDPASSNGDSFILDNAVLSSSSPSASSLAQTEVMGGDSVVWGQEGRKDVLSDSVERQSLM; encoded by the exons ATGGAACCCGCAGGCGACCGAACCGGGGGTGTAAATAAAGGTGACGAGCCGGCGGAGGACAAGGCCACAGAAAGGACCGCGGCCACCAGTCTGACCGTTACCCCGCGCAGGGGGCTCAGAGAGCGGGGAGCGTGCCGCTCGAGGTCCGCCGTCTGCGCTTCACTAATTGAGGTTAACGGAGCATCATCCAGCCCACAGAGCTCAGGGCGGGTGTTGAGAGACCGATCAACGAGGGCAGTACCGGCCTGGCTAAAGGACACCAAGAGTGAAGACGAAGACGAACCGAGCCCGGACACCGGCGCGACGAAGCGGAGGAAAGTTTCCAACGCGAGGCGGAAGAAGCCGTCCGAATGTGCCGAGGCTGGAGGGGGGGTCGCAGATGACAGCCTTCAAGGCACAAA CTCAGGGGACCCCAAGAAACCTGCCACAGATGCTCAAG CTCTACACTCCAGACGCCCCCCGAGCCGCGCCAAGGCCCCCTCCGGAAGGGCTGTCCGCGGTTCTGCCAAGCCTGTGTGCAAGACCGAACCCGGAATGGAGAATCCAGCTG AGAAAGTAGCGGtagaaaacaaagacaactatGAAAT ccaaaagaaagaggagggaagTGAGGACGTCCCTGAGACGGTCTTGGATGATGAAGACGACCCTCCATTCGGGGATGACCTGAATGACCTCAGCTACCAGCCACAGAGTCCGAG CGGtgcggaggaagaagaaggtctCTGCAGTGATGAAGATCTCCCTTTTACAGATGACCTAAATGACCGAAGCTACGATCCCGACGCCGAgcg GGATGTGCAAAAACCAAAGCGAAGAGCTCCACCGAGagcaaaggagaggaaagagaaagagagggcgCTTAAAAGCGAGAAGGAGGTGGCTGAGGTAAAGATTGAGGGTTTGGACAACGTGGAGAGTCTGGACGAGGAAGTGAAGCTCGAGGACGAACCAGTAGACGACCCGGATGGACCCAGGAA GAGAGGCAGGCGGAAAAAAGACGACAAAACCCCACGGCTGccaaagaggag GAAGAAGCCACCGGTGCAGTACGTGCGCTGTGAGATGGAAGGATGCGGGACAGTCCTGGCTCATCCTCGGTACCTGCAG CACCACATTAAGTATCAGCACCTGCTCAAGAAGAAATACGTGTGTCCTCACCCCTCTTGTGGACGGCTTTTCCGTCTGCAGAAGCAGCTGCTACGTCATGCAAAACACCACACAG acCAGCGGGACTACATTTGTGAGTTCTGTGCACGTGCCTTCAAAAGCTCCCACAACCTGGCTGTTCACCGCATGATTCACACGGGAGAAAAGCCGCTGCA GTGTGAGATCTGTGGCTTCACGTGCCGCCAGAAGGCGTCACTCAACTGGCACATGAAGAAGCACGACGCTGACGCCACTTATCAGTTCGCCTGCTCCATTTGTGGCAAGAAGTTTGAGAAAAAAGACTGCGTGGTGGCCCACAAGGCCAAGAGTCACCCCGAGGTGCTGATTGCAGAGGCTCTGGCGGCCAATGCTGGCGCCCTCCTCACAACCCCTGCGTCCCTGCTGGAGTTGCAGGGAAACCCTGTGCAAGCGGAGGCCGCCAGCCTGGATGTGCACCCAATTGGGCAGGAGGGGCAAGTGGACCAGCTTAGCCGACAGGTGAGTCACCAGGTGGTTTTACTGGGACAAGACCAGAGCCTCCATACCATGCAGGTGCCAGTGACGATTGCCCTGTCCGCCATGAACCCGCCTTTGCCAGCCGAGAACCATCAGCAGACCCACCTCCAGCTCCAGATGCCGGTCCAGTTTGTGCATCCCGCTCAGCACCCCCAGATCCAACAGCTGACGCTCCACCCTGGCCAGGTGGTTACCCCGCATCAACCCCAGCTGCACCCTCTGCAGTCGTACTCCTCCCAGCAGCAGGGCCCGGGGCAGACCCAAATCCTACAAATGACCTTCCAGCCGGTCAGCCAGGCTCAGACGCACATTCAGCAAATCCCCATTCAATCGACAGCGCAGCAGCTTCAGACCCTTGATGCGGCCGCTGTGAGCTCGCCTCTCctggccccgcccccgccccagGACCCGGCCTCCAGTAACGGGGACAGCTTTATTCTGGACAATGCGGTGCTCTCGTCGTCCTCTCCATCAGCCAGCTCCCTCGCACAGACTGAAGTAATGGGGGGCGACAGCGTGGTCTGGGGACAGGAGGGACGCAAGGACGTTCTGTCAGACAGCGTCGAAAGACAGTCCCTCATGTAA